In the genome of Arabidopsis thaliana chromosome 4, partial sequence, the window TAAGAGTTTGCAAATGAACTTAAAACCGACAAGATTTGTGACACAAAACTTCTCTAATTGAGTAAAACccttaaaacaacaaattacaTTCAATGTCTTCAACTAGTTACAGCATGTGACAAAAAACTAGAATTTCTAACTTCTATTGGAAACCTTAATACTAATCCTTacataaaaccctaatttcaatgTTTTCAATCGTAGATCTCAGTACGACACAGGGGACAAGTGTTCTTACGCTTGAGCCACTCCAAAAGACAGCCATTGTGGAAGACATGAGAACAAGTCATGCGTGTGACGTCCCTAGGTTTCGGACCGGAGACTAGACTCTCGAGACATATGGAACACGGCTCTGTTTCCATCTTCAAACTCTTGAATTCCTCTGCTTTCATTCTCCCTAGCAGAACCATCCTCAATGATTTCTCGTCGTTTGACATAACTGAGACGGTCCGGTAAGTAACTGTAGCGGCCATGGTCAAGGTAAAGCCGTTGTGCCCAAAACCTAAGTCTATTGCAGCCGTTGAGATCTTTGGGGCTAAGTCATCGCACAAGTAACTCTCAAAGGGGTAGCCGACTAATCGATCGTGGAGAAGCGTTCGGATGTGGTCGTGACTAGAGCTACGGAGATTGATATCGATGAGAAAAGGTGGTGAAACCTGAGTCCGGCGGTTTTGGCGACCGGTTGTTTGGTTTTCAATAATGATCTCTACAGATTTGGTTTTGAGGCGTATGATGACTGAGTTTGGTTCTGATGGAGAGAGTTTCCTTC includes:
- a CDS encoding RING/U-box superfamily protein (RING/U-box superfamily protein; FUNCTIONS IN: zinc ion binding; CONTAINS InterPro DOMAIN/s: Zinc finger, RING-type (InterPro:IPR001841), Zinc finger, C3HC4 RING-type (InterPro:IPR018957); BEST Arabidopsis thaliana protein match is: RING/U-box superfamily protein (TAIR:AT4G12210.1); Has 8163 Blast hits to 8108 proteins in 273 species: Archae - 0; Bacteria - 4; Metazoa - 2190; Fungi - 731; Plants - 3899; Viruses - 24; Other Eukaryotes - 1315 (source: NCBI BLink).), with protein sequence MSMSSRPEVEVHVTNGRKLSPSEPNSVIIRLKTKSVEIIIENQTTGRQNRRTQVSPPFLIDINLRSSSHDHIRTLLHDRLVGYPFESYLCDDLAPKISTAAIDLGFGHNGFTLTMAATVTYRTVSVMSNDEKSLRMVLLGRMKAEEFKSLKMETEPCSICLESLVSGPKPRDVTRMTCSHVFHNGCLLEWLKRKNTCPLCRTEIYD